From Astyanax mexicanus isolate ESR-SI-001 chromosome 13, AstMex3_surface, whole genome shotgun sequence, the proteins below share one genomic window:
- the trpc4apb gene encoding transient receptor potential cation channel, subfamily C, member 4 associated protein b, with product MAANGQRLYRTQTRRRTRSKNILSKIKNGQITGSGMTRGTQFPMDLLEERDKKARWQGIPLLLRRLHESSHINSDLSKTHSVVKELSSLLSMEAMSFVTEDRKTPQESVSPNTYTFDLFGGVDLFVEILMRPTLSIQGSVPIMSDDLIKDCLSVLYNCCICTEGVTKSLAARDDFVMFLFTLMSNKKTFLQTATLIEDIMGVRKEVIRLEDIPNLGSLVQSFNQQQLANFCRILSVTISEPDMGVDDKHTLLARNAQQKINASPSRAESNQVALLNIPGFIERLCKLATRKVSEASGTSALLQELEDWHSWLDNALVLDALMQMAIEEAEQSSTESSDEGSLSSSPLRHTLPQSMKIVHEIMYKVEVLYVLCVLLMGRQRNQVHRMLAEYRLIPGLNNLFDKLIWRRQPSSHTLHRQNQNCDCSPEISFKIQFLRLLQSFSDHHENKYLLLNGQELNELSAISLKANIPEVEALVNTDRNLVCDGKKGLLTRLISVMKKEPVDSSFRFWQARAVESFLRGATSYADQIFLLKRGLLEHILFCIIDSGCKSRDVLQSYFDLLGELMKFNIDAFKRFNKYVNTDEKFQMFLSQINSSLVDSNMLVRCIVLSLDRFEGQAEDIKVVEVLSECRLLSYMSQVENRLSFLFRLINIINVQTLTQENVSCLNTSLVVLMLARWRGKLPFYLGALKEKEYSEKYPGCLLNNFHHLLRFWQHHYLNKDKDSTCLENSSCIPFTYWKETVTVLLSSDRSSLCAIATYIDEAYRDLERDFMEV from the exons ATGGCGGCTAATGGGCAGCGTCTGTACCGAACTCAAACAAGACGAAGAACCCGAAGCAAAAACATATTAAGTAAAATCAAAAATGGGCAGATAACGGGTTCGGGGATGACCCGAGGAACCCAG TTTCCAATGGACCTTCTTGAGGAGAGAGATAAGAAAGCCCGGTGGCAGGGAATACCACTGCTACTGAGGAGACTACATGAAAGCAGCCACATAAACAGCGACCTTTCCAAGACTCACAGCGTGGTTAAG GAACTGTCATCGTTGCTTTCCATGGAGGCAATGTCTTTTGTCACAGAAGACCGTAAGACGCCTCAGGAGTCTGTTTCACCGAACACCTACACTTTTGATCTTTTTGGTGGAGTTGAT ttgttTGTAGAGATTCTGATGCGCCCCACTCTCTCAATACAGGGCAGTGTACCCATAA tgaGTGATGACCTCATCAAGGACTGCTTAAGTGTCCTTTACAACTGCTGTATATGT ACAGAGGGGGTTACAAAAAGCCTTGCAGCGAGGGATGACTTCGTAATGTTCCTTTTCACTCTAATGTCCAACAAAAAGACTTTCTTGCAGACGGCCACACTTATTGAAGACATAATGGGGGTTAGGAAG GAGGTAATCCGACTGGAGGACATACCTAACCTGGGCAGTTTGGTCCAGAGCTTCAATCAACAGCAGCTGGCCAACTTCTGCCGTATTCTGTCTGTCACCATATCGGAACCAGATATGGGAGTGGATGACAAGCACACCCTCCTGGCCCGCAATGCCCAACAAAAGATCAATGCCTCTCCTTCGCGTGCCGAGAGTAACCAAG TGGCTCTGCTGAATATCCCAGGCTTCATTGAGCGGCTATGTAAGCTGGCCACACGGAAGGTGTCTGAGGCATCGGGCACTTCTGCTCTGCTGCAGGAGCTGGAGGACTGGCATAGCTGGCTGGACAATGCGTTGGTGTTGGATGCTCTCATGCAAATGGCCATCGAGGAGGCAGAGCAGAGCAGCACAG AATCATCTGATGAAGGCTCACTATCGTCAAGTCCTCTGAGGCACACATTGCCACAGTCAATGAAGATCGTGCATGAGATCATGTACAAAGTGGAAGTTCTCTATGTGTTGTGCGTGCTCCTCATGGGTCGGCAGAGAAATCAG GTTCACAGGATGCTGGCAGAGTACCGCTTAATTCCTGGCCTGAATAACTTGTTCGACAAGCTGATATGGAGGAGACAACCATCCAGCCACACCTTACACAGACAGAATCAGAACTGTGACTGCAGCCCA GAGATCTCATTCAAGATCCAGTTTCTAAGACTGCTTCAGAGCTTCAGTGACCACCATGA GAACAAGTATCTGCTTCTGAATGGACAGGAGCTGAATGAGCTCAGTGCCATTTCTCTAAAAGCAAACATCCCTGAAGTGGAGGCATTGGTCAACACAGACAG GAATCTTGTGTGTGATGGCAAGAAAGGTCTCCTGACAAGGCTCATATCCGTGATGAAGAAAGAACCTGTTGATTCATCATTCAG GTTCTGGCAGGCGAGAGCAGTAGAAAGTTTTCTCAGAGGAGCTACATCATATGCAGACCAGATATTCCTGCTAAAGAGGGGCTTGTTGGAG CACATCCTCTTCTGCATCATTGACAGTGGCTGTAAATCACGTGATGTCCTCCAGAGCTATTTTGATCTACTGGGAGAGCTCATGAAGTTCAACATTGATGCCTTCAAGAGATTTAACAAATATGTGAACACAGATGAAAAG TTTCAGATGTTTCTGAGCCAAATAAACAGCTCATTAGTGGACTCCAACATGCTGGTTCGCTGCATCGTTCTGTCTTTGGATCGTTTCGAGGGCCAAGCAGAAGACATTAAAG TGGTGGAGGTGCTTTCGGAGTGCCGTCTTTTGTCCTACATGTCTCAAGTAGAGAATCGACTCTCCTTTCTCTTCAGGCTGATCAACATCATCAACGTTCAGACTCTAACTCAG GAGAACGTGAGCTGCCTGAACACAAGTTTGGTGGTGCTGATGCTGGCGCGGTGGAGGGGCAAGCTGCCGTTTTACTTGGGTGCTCTAAAAGAAAAGGAGTACTCAGAGAAATATCCCGGCTGCTTACTCAACAACTTCCACCACCTACTGCGCTTCTGGCAGCACCACTACCTCAACAAAGACAAGGACAGCACCTGCCTGGAGAAT AGTTCCTGTATTCCTTTTACCTACTGGAAGGAAACGGTGACGGTGTTGCTGAGTTCAGATCGGAGCTCCCTCTGTGCCATTGCCACGTACATAGATGAGGCCTACAGGGACCTGGAAAGAGACTTTATGGAGGTGTGA
- the nsfl1c gene encoding NSFL1 cofactor p47, whose product MAQREEAVSEFVAVTDVDEERARFFLESAGWDLQLALASFFEDGAEDDIVTLPQSESGSVSRSTGPSEHRVTSFRDLRHEDEDESDEEGQRFFAGGSERSGQQIVGPPKKKSTNEVVEDLFKGAKEHGAVPVDKAGRGPGESSKSKPFVGGGYRLGAAPEEESAYVAGERRTSGSSQDVHVVLKLWKTGFSLDDGDLRNYSDPGNALFLESIRRGEIPLELRQRSRGGQVNLDMEDHRDEDFSRPRPAFRAFGGEGQKLGSATPELVSAPRMGAQEQAASEAQASASISVDDSQPVTQIQIRLADGGRLVQKFNHTHRVSDVRQFVVSARPAMAAAEFVLMTTFPNKELTDESQTLKEANLLNAVIVQRLK is encoded by the exons ATGGCGCAGCGGGAAGAGGCGGTGAGTGAGTTTGTTGCAGTAACTGATGTGGACGAGGAGAGGGCCCGGTTTTTCCTCGAGTCTGCCGGCTGGGATTTGCAG cttgCTCTTGCCAGTTTCTTTGAGGATGGAGCAGAAGATGATATTGTTACTCTCCCTCAGTCAGAAAGTGGCTCAGTCTCTCGATCGACAGGCCCAAG tGAACACAGAGTGACTTCCTTCAGAGACTTGAGgcatgaagatgaagatgagagTGATGAGGAAGGGCAGAG GTTCTTTGCTGGGGGGTCAGAACGCAGTGGGCAGCAGATTGTTGGTCCTCCCAAGAAAAAGAGCACGAATGAGGTGGTTGAAGACTTGTTCAAGGGTGCTAAGGAGCATGGAGCCGTTCCAGTAGACAAAGCTGGCCGAGGCCCTGGAGAATCTAGCAAGTCTAAG CCATTTGTTGGCGGTGGTTATCGACTGGGTGCAGCACCAGAAGAAGAGTCTGCCTATGTAGCTGGAGAAAGGAGAACATCTGGTAGTTCACAAGAT GTGCATGTGGTGCTGAAGTTGTGGAAGACTGGATTTAGCCTTGATGATGGTGATCTGAGAAACTACAGTGATCCTGGGAATGCCCTGTTTCTGGAGTCCATCCGCAGGGG GGAGATTCCTCTGGAGCTGAGGCAGCGCTCTCGTGGAGGGCAGGTGAATCTAGATATGGAGGATCATCGGGATGAGGACTTCTCCCGACCTAGGCCTGCTTTTAGGGCTTTTGGTGGAGAGGGTCAGAAACTTGGCAG TGCCACACCAGAGTTGGTATCTGCCCCGAGGATGGGTGCACAGGAGCAGGCAGCCTCTGAGGCCCAGGCCAGTGCTTCCATCAGCGTGGACGACTCACAGCCTGTTACCCAGATCCAAATCAGACTGGCTGACGGAGGCCGACTGGTGCAGAAGTTCAACCACACCCACAG GGTGTCAGATGTGCGCCAGTTTGTGGTGAGTGCTCGCCCGGCCATGGCTGCTGCGGAGTTTGTCCTCATGACGACCTTCCCCAACAAGGAGCTAACGGATGAGAGCCAGACACTGAAGGAGGCCAACCTGTTGAATGCTGTCATTGTTCAACGGTTAAAGTGA
- the emp3b gene encoding epithelial membrane protein 3b: MAYLLMFVTLLHLITLAVLFIATMEKSWWVWSSTESSDLWYNCRFDNEKEAWSCESSKETEWLQAVQVLMVLSVVFSCISFLIFLGQLFTMSKGGLFYLTGVCQAFAGVTTFTAALIYTLHNKEILEDSRELNTGYFGFCFFLAWVCVPLLIWSGIMYIHLRKRE, from the exons ATGGCCTACCTGCTGATGTTCGTGACCCTGCTTCATCTCATCACACTGGCTGTCCTTTTCATTGCCACCATGGAGAAG TCCTGGTGGGTGTGGAGCAGCACAGAGAGCTCAGACCTCTGGTACAACTGCAGATTTGACAATGAGAAAGAGGCATGGTCGTGTGAATCCTCAAAAGAAACAG AGTGGCTCCAAGCTGTCCAGGTTCTGATGGTCCTCTCAGTGGTCTTTTCCTGCATATCATTCCTCATTTTCCTCGGGCAGCTTTTCACCATGTCTAAAGGAGGACTCTTCTACCTCACTGGCGTCTGCCAAGCATTCGCAG GTGTGACAACCTTTACAGCAGCGCTCATCTACACACTGCACAACAAAGAAATCCTTGAGGACTCCAGAGAATTAAACACGGGATACTTtggtttctgtttctttttagcaTGGGTGTGTGTGCCTCTGCTAATATGGAGTGGAATCATGTACATCCATTTGCGCAAAAGGGAGTAG